The proteins below come from a single Rosa rugosa chromosome 2, drRosRugo1.1, whole genome shotgun sequence genomic window:
- the LOC133730993 gene encoding protein WUSCHEL-like: protein MEPQTQRPTEDGGSNKAAGSSANRLCRQSSARWTPTTDQIRILKELYYKKEVRSPTAEQIQRICLQLKRYGKIESKNAYYWFGNHRAREKQKKRFTSDVHVPMQRSGLVGNGNGTNWKPEDQYINFGSSASASASSAGVMIAFNGQMGNYGDYGSMNMEIETLPLFHMHGEDIFGNMKTTSEGGGGYSYYSGGWGGYDGGSHISLELILNSYGSTLFSREGVFSAREETKL from the coding sequence atggaaccacaaacccagcgaccaaccgaggatggaggaagcaacaaagcagccgggagtagtgctaataGGCTTTGTAGGCAGAGCAGTGccaggtggactcccactacagatcagataagaatcctcaaggagctttacTACAAAAAGgaagttaggtccccaactgcagagcagattcagaggatctgtctccagctgaaacggTACGGAAAGATCGAGAGCAAGAATGCCTATTATTGGTTCGGGAACCACAGGGCTCGggagaaacagaagaagaggttcacttcggatgttcatgtgcccatgcaaagatcaggacttgttggtaatggtaatggtaccaattggaaacctgaggatcagtatattaacttcggatcttctgcatctgcttctgcttcttcagctggtgtcatgattgcttttaacgggcagatggggaactatggtgattatggatctatgaacatggagattgaaacccttcctctgttccacATGCacggtgaggacatctttggcaacatgaagactacttccgagggaggtggCGGCTACAGCTACTACTCCGGTGGATGGGGCGGCTACgacggtggctctcacatttcccttgagctcatcCTCAACTCCTACGGCTCGACCCTATTTTCCCGCGAAGGTGTTTTCTCTGCGAGAGAAGAGACAAAGCTGTAA